In the Carassius auratus strain Wakin chromosome 50, ASM336829v1, whole genome shotgun sequence genome, one interval contains:
- the LOC113066986 gene encoding zinc finger protein 800-like isoform X1, producing MEATNSEDQGSRTSDKCCQTETLQACCCQTTETPQEPCGKNPVCSVEPGDPPLLQQQLQTSKSGIHQIIECFRSGTAQLKHMLLKEVDTIFECKICRSLFRGLPNLVTHKELYCFSRQPQSDEPSQGGQSQAIKDLLQAIYPQKEQEKHVIQLEPIETNPNAVFQHVALVEIQDMPENPAHTPQTMNPVPEKKNRHKSILAPKKIQQSDFEDEMETEPEEPVAKEGQSCEEQIKIEPVEGEEEEESAASEVKEMRISCCLCGKDFSSRRSVRRHCRKMHWQRMEELRKFTETRTVPTSLLSMVKDKHPIEPPTSPGKSCPVCKKSFATKANVRRHFDEVHRGLKRDLITPDIATRPGQPLLLDTHPSSPAKAPSSPLKQDKTKYNLTNCRCKLCKRKYSSQLMLRRHMRIVHKMPILENGSQKAKMKHERRDKVYPKKESISKASEDDGNHGVSFDFKRIYCWLCKRQFSTSQNLGKHIAELHTDGNDSIYIKFYRCPICRYESRRKRDVIRHITVVHKKSSRYLAKVMPALENHAVKKPADAVLNNANKKTKEEGNGKHEMQDSPPSPKSCQQDPLVSSKAKKQESPTSPNTRKHSALTSLNTVKLESPLTQNRQDKNLQASKNPHVTRSHNVIKGPPITRSQETCTEVRVTKNFSLHACDMCGRAFAKKVYLETHRRRHRTAIASGDKLQGRSTRSKALIW from the exons ATGGAGGCTACTAACAGCGAAGATCAGGGAAGCCGGACTAGTGACAAATGCTGCCAGACTGAGACACTTCAGGCCTGCTGTTGCCAAACAACAGAAACCCCTCAAGAGCCTTGTGGCAAAAATCCAG tttgtTCAGTTGAGCCTGGTGATCCACCCCTGCTTCAGCAGCAGCTCCAGACCTCCAAGTCAGGAATTCACCAAATCATTGAGTGTTTTCGCTCAG GCACAGCTCAACTCAAACACATGCTGCTAAAGGAGGTTGACACCATATTTGAGTGCAAAATCTGTCGAAGTCTGTTCCGTGGTCTTCCAAATCTAGTCACTCACAAGGAGCTCTACTGCTTTTCCCGACAACCTCAATCAGATG AGCCATCACAAGGTGGGCAGAGCCAAGCCATCAAAGATCTTCTTCAAGCCATTTATCCACagaaagaacaagaaaaacaTGTTATTCAGCTGGAGCCCATTGAGACCAACCCCAATGCAGTGTTCCAACATGTGGCACTGGTGGAAATTCAGGACATGCCAGAAAACCCTGCCCATACACCCCAGACTATGAACCCGGTACCTGAGAAGAAAAATCGCCACAAATCTATTTTGGCACCCAAAAAGATCCAACAGTCCGATTTTGAAGACGAGATGGAAACAGAACCTGAAGAACCAGTTGCTAAAGAAGGTCAGAGCTGCGAAGAGCAAATAAAGATTGAGCCGGTAGAAggggaggaagaagaggagagtGCTGCCTCTGAGGTGAAGGAGATGAGGATCTCTTGCTGCCTCTGTGGAAAAGACTTCAGCTCCAGACGCAGCGTACGACGCCACTGCCGGAAGATGCACTGGCAGAGGATGGAGGAGTTACGCAAATTTACAGAGACGCGCACAGTGCCTACCAGCCTGCTGTCTATGGTGAAGGACAAGCATCCCATTGAACCGCCAACTTCTCCTGGGAAGAGTTGCCCAGTGTGCAAAAAGTCCTTCGCCACCAAGGCCAATGTTCGTCGCCACTTTGACGAGGTCCACCGTGGTTTGAAGCGGGATTTGATCACGCCGGACATTGCCACAAGACCAGGCCAGCCACTTTTACTTGACACTCATCCTTCTTCACCAGCGAAAGCACCAAGCTCTCCTCTGAAGCAAGATAAGACAAAGTACAACCTGACAAATTGTCGCTGCAAGCTGTGCAAACGCAAGTACAGCTCCCAACTAATGCTTAGACGGCACATGCGAATCGTCCATAAGATGCCCATTCTAGAAAACGGCTCCCAGAAGGCCAAAATGAAGCACGAGAGAAGAGATAAGGTTTACCCAAAGAAAGAGTCTATCTCGAAAGCTTCAGAAGATGACGGAAACCACGGTGTGAGTTTTGACTTTAAGAGGATTTACTGCTGGTTGTGTAAACGTCAGTTCAGTACCAGTCAGAACCTGGGCAAGCACATTGCCGAACTGCACACCGATGGAAACGACAGCATCTACATCAAGTTTTACCGATGCCCCATCTGCAGATACGAGTCTCGCCGAAAGCGCGACGTCATCCGCCATATCACAGTGGTGCACAAGAAGTCATCACGCTATCTGGCTAAGGTTATGCCTGCCTTGGAGAACCATGCAGTCAAGAAACCAGCGGATGCAGTCTTGAACAAtgcaaacaagaaaacaaaagaagaggGTAATGGGAAGCATGAAATGCAAGACTCTCCGCCTTCTCCTAAAAGCTGTCAACAAGATCCTCTTGTATCTTCCAAAGCAAAGAAACAAGAATCCCCAACATCTCCTAACACTCGAAAGCATTCAGCTCTAACATCACTTAACACAGTCAAACTCGAGTCTCCGCTTACACAAAACAGACAAGACAAGAACCTTCAAGCATCCAAGAACCCGCATGTCACTCGCAGTCATAATGTTATCAAGGGGCCGCCCATCACCAGAAGCCAGGAGACCTGCACGGAGGTTAGGGTAACGAAAAACTTTTCCCTTCACGCATGCGATATGTGTGGCCGGGCATTTGCCAAAAAGGTCTACCTTGAGACGCACAGGCGGAGACACAGGACTGCCATCGCAAGTGGGGACAAATTACAAGGAAGAAGCACTCGATCAAAGGCCCTCATTTGGTAG
- the LOC113066986 gene encoding zinc finger protein 800-like isoform X2: MEATNSEDQGSRTSDKCCQTETLQACCCQTTETPQEPCGKNPVCSVEPGDPPLLQQQLQTSKSGIHQIIECFRSGTAQLKHMLLKEVDTIFECKICRSLFRGLPNLVTHKELYCFSRQPQSDEPSQGGQSQAIKDLLQAIYPQKEQEKHVIQLEPIETNPNAVFQHVALVEIQDMPENPAHTPQTMNPVPEKKNRHKSILAPKKIQQSDFEDEMETEPEEPVAKEGQSCEEQIKIEPVEGEEEEESAASEVKEMRISCCLCGKDFSSRRSVRRHCRKMHWQRMEELRKFTETRTVPTSLLSMVKDKHPIEPPTSPGKSCPVCKKSFATKANVRRHFDEVHRGLKRDLITPDIATRPGQPLLLDTHPSSPAKAPSSPLKQDKTKYNLTNCRCKLCKRKYSSQLMLRRHMRIVHKMPILENGSQKAKMKHERRDKVYPKKESISKASEDDGNHGVSFDFKRIYCWLCKRQFSTSQNLGKHIAELHTDGNDSIYIKFYRCPICRYESRRKRDVIRHITVVHKKSSRYLAKVMPALENHAVKKPADAVLNNANKKTKEEGNGKHEMQDSPPSPKSCQQDPLVSSKAKKQESPTSPNTRKHSALTSLNTVKLESPLTQNRQDKNLQASKNPHVTRSHNVIKGPPITRSQETCTEVRVTKNFSLHACDMCGRAFAKKVYLETHRRRHRTAIASGDKLQGRSTRSKALI; this comes from the exons ATGGAGGCTACTAACAGCGAAGATCAGGGAAGCCGGACTAGTGACAAATGCTGCCAGACTGAGACACTTCAGGCCTGCTGTTGCCAAACAACAGAAACCCCTCAAGAGCCTTGTGGCAAAAATCCAG tttgtTCAGTTGAGCCTGGTGATCCACCCCTGCTTCAGCAGCAGCTCCAGACCTCCAAGTCAGGAATTCACCAAATCATTGAGTGTTTTCGCTCAG GCACAGCTCAACTCAAACACATGCTGCTAAAGGAGGTTGACACCATATTTGAGTGCAAAATCTGTCGAAGTCTGTTCCGTGGTCTTCCAAATCTAGTCACTCACAAGGAGCTCTACTGCTTTTCCCGACAACCTCAATCAGATG AGCCATCACAAGGTGGGCAGAGCCAAGCCATCAAAGATCTTCTTCAAGCCATTTATCCACagaaagaacaagaaaaacaTGTTATTCAGCTGGAGCCCATTGAGACCAACCCCAATGCAGTGTTCCAACATGTGGCACTGGTGGAAATTCAGGACATGCCAGAAAACCCTGCCCATACACCCCAGACTATGAACCCGGTACCTGAGAAGAAAAATCGCCACAAATCTATTTTGGCACCCAAAAAGATCCAACAGTCCGATTTTGAAGACGAGATGGAAACAGAACCTGAAGAACCAGTTGCTAAAGAAGGTCAGAGCTGCGAAGAGCAAATAAAGATTGAGCCGGTAGAAggggaggaagaagaggagagtGCTGCCTCTGAGGTGAAGGAGATGAGGATCTCTTGCTGCCTCTGTGGAAAAGACTTCAGCTCCAGACGCAGCGTACGACGCCACTGCCGGAAGATGCACTGGCAGAGGATGGAGGAGTTACGCAAATTTACAGAGACGCGCACAGTGCCTACCAGCCTGCTGTCTATGGTGAAGGACAAGCATCCCATTGAACCGCCAACTTCTCCTGGGAAGAGTTGCCCAGTGTGCAAAAAGTCCTTCGCCACCAAGGCCAATGTTCGTCGCCACTTTGACGAGGTCCACCGTGGTTTGAAGCGGGATTTGATCACGCCGGACATTGCCACAAGACCAGGCCAGCCACTTTTACTTGACACTCATCCTTCTTCACCAGCGAAAGCACCAAGCTCTCCTCTGAAGCAAGATAAGACAAAGTACAACCTGACAAATTGTCGCTGCAAGCTGTGCAAACGCAAGTACAGCTCCCAACTAATGCTTAGACGGCACATGCGAATCGTCCATAAGATGCCCATTCTAGAAAACGGCTCCCAGAAGGCCAAAATGAAGCACGAGAGAAGAGATAAGGTTTACCCAAAGAAAGAGTCTATCTCGAAAGCTTCAGAAGATGACGGAAACCACGGTGTGAGTTTTGACTTTAAGAGGATTTACTGCTGGTTGTGTAAACGTCAGTTCAGTACCAGTCAGAACCTGGGCAAGCACATTGCCGAACTGCACACCGATGGAAACGACAGCATCTACATCAAGTTTTACCGATGCCCCATCTGCAGATACGAGTCTCGCCGAAAGCGCGACGTCATCCGCCATATCACAGTGGTGCACAAGAAGTCATCACGCTATCTGGCTAAGGTTATGCCTGCCTTGGAGAACCATGCAGTCAAGAAACCAGCGGATGCAGTCTTGAACAAtgcaaacaagaaaacaaaagaagaggGTAATGGGAAGCATGAAATGCAAGACTCTCCGCCTTCTCCTAAAAGCTGTCAACAAGATCCTCTTGTATCTTCCAAAGCAAAGAAACAAGAATCCCCAACATCTCCTAACACTCGAAAGCATTCAGCTCTAACATCACTTAACACAGTCAAACTCGAGTCTCCGCTTACACAAAACAGACAAGACAAGAACCTTCAAGCATCCAAGAACCCGCATGTCACTCGCAGTCATAATGTTATCAAGGGGCCGCCCATCACCAGAAGCCAGGAGACCTGCACGGAGGTTAGGGTAACGAAAAACTTTTCCCTTCACGCATGCGATATGTGTGGCCGGGCATTTGCCAAAAAGGTCTACCTTGAGACGCACAGGCGGAGACACAGGACTGCCATCGCAAGTGGGGACAAATTACAAGGAAGAAGCACTCGATCAAAGGCCCTCATTTG